In one Bryobacteraceae bacterium genomic region, the following are encoded:
- a CDS encoding VWA domain-containing protein, translating to MRDRRTALWLGLPLAALAAATLVTDSALYGQAPAGAPSEETPTFRVKVDMVVLSFTVTDNKGKYITGLKAKDFRVLEDGIQQRINTFGEGNKPPVLVMEDGSTRPLALGATGAPAPQGGEPGADAAPKTDSFVGTNVFVLFDTSNYMYRGFVYASDAIADFIRGLDRADSVAVYTFSRNMSRASSLTPERNDAIVGLRKAVAGDDAALYNALLLTLRDAAKVPGRKVVIVFSNGPDNASMVAPDDVRAVAEDEGIPIYVISTSDVSRDPISTNVFKRISQRTGGQVYFAKTWQKQVEAFESIRESLGNSYTVTYYPQQNPNEGFRKIAVEIVNDAGKKLRVRARPGYRPSRTF from the coding sequence ATGCGTGATCGCAGAACTGCACTTTGGCTCGGCCTTCCGTTGGCCGCTCTCGCGGCGGCTACGCTCGTCACCGATTCCGCGCTCTATGGCCAGGCGCCGGCGGGCGCGCCCAGTGAAGAGACCCCGACCTTTCGCGTCAAGGTCGACATGGTGGTGCTCAGCTTCACCGTCACCGACAACAAGGGCAAGTACATCACGGGTCTCAAGGCCAAGGATTTTCGCGTCCTTGAGGACGGCATTCAGCAGAGGATCAACACCTTCGGCGAAGGCAACAAGCCCCCCGTGCTGGTGATGGAAGACGGCAGCACCCGGCCTCTCGCCCTCGGCGCCACCGGCGCTCCCGCCCCGCAAGGCGGCGAACCCGGCGCCGACGCCGCGCCCAAAACCGACTCCTTTGTCGGCACCAACGTCTTCGTCCTGTTCGATACCTCCAACTACATGTACCGCGGCTTCGTCTATGCCTCCGACGCCATCGCCGACTTCATCCGCGGCCTCGATCGCGCCGATTCCGTCGCCGTCTACACTTTCTCCCGCAACATGTCGCGCGCCTCCAGTCTTACCCCGGAACGTAACGACGCCATCGTTGGCCTCCGCAAAGCTGTCGCCGGCGACGACGCCGCTCTCTACAACGCGCTTCTGCTCACCCTCCGCGACGCCGCCAAAGTCCCCGGCCGCAAGGTCGTCATCGTCTTCTCCAACGGCCCCGACAACGCATCCATGGTCGCCCCCGACGATGTCCGCGCCGTCGCCGAAGACGAAGGCATCCCCATCTACGTCATCTCCACGTCCGATGTCTCCCGCGACCCCATCTCGACGAACGTCTTTAAGAGGATCTCCCAGCGCACCGGAGGCCAGGTCTACTTCGCCAAGACATGGCAGAAACAGGTGGAGGCGTTCGAGTCCATCCGCGAATCCCTCGGCAACTCCTACACCGTCACCTACTATCCGCAGCAGAACCCAAACGAGGGCTTCCGCAAGATCGCCGTCGAGATCGTGAACGACGCGGGCAAGAAACTCCGCGTCCGGGCACGCCCGGGTTACCGCCCCAGCCGAACGTTCTAA
- a CDS encoding VWA domain-containing protein — MRTAALLLAAAIAASASTRVLVTVIDPKSGLAVTNLTAADFTAIDAGAPRPIEDVEFGSEPIDVLLLLDSSLLGQAVQATAADLIQQLHEKEQMALVTFDSSASLVQDFTSSKNTLLARLSDVKYGNDPHALDGLYASIDGGFGNAVFRKVVLLLTAGFEGSSRVKDQTVIRLARKKGIAVYPLYLSGRERGMFEKVARETGGAAMHMRNFEKAKEKPAARVFEIMRGRYVITLSGNLNVTEKFRVEVNRPGKLKVSTLPID, encoded by the coding sequence ATGAGAACCGCCGCCCTCCTCCTTGCCGCCGCCATCGCCGCCTCCGCGTCCACCCGCGTCCTCGTCACCGTCATCGACCCCAAGTCCGGCCTCGCCGTCACTAACCTCACCGCCGCCGACTTCACCGCCATTGACGCCGGCGCCCCCCGCCCCATTGAGGACGTTGAGTTCGGCTCCGAACCCATCGACGTCCTGCTCCTGCTCGACTCGAGCCTCCTCGGCCAGGCCGTCCAGGCCACTGCCGCCGACCTCATCCAGCAGCTTCACGAAAAGGAGCAGATGGCCCTCGTTACCTTCGACTCCTCCGCCAGCCTCGTCCAGGACTTCACCTCCTCGAAGAACACCCTCCTCGCCAGGCTCTCCGACGTCAAATATGGAAACGATCCCCACGCCCTGGACGGACTCTACGCATCCATTGACGGAGGCTTCGGCAATGCCGTCTTCCGGAAAGTCGTGCTCCTGCTCACAGCCGGCTTCGAAGGGTCCAGCCGCGTCAAGGATCAAACCGTCATCCGCCTCGCCCGCAAGAAGGGAATCGCCGTCTACCCGCTCTACCTCTCCGGCCGCGAACGCGGCATGTTCGAGAAGGTCGCCCGCGAAACCGGCGGCGCCGCCATGCATATGCGCAACTTCGAAAAGGCCAAGGAAAAACCCGCCGCCCGCGTCTTCGAGATCATGCGCGGCCGCTACGTGATAACCCTCTCCGGCAATCTCAACGTCACCGAAAAGTTTCGAGTCGAAGTGAACCGTCCCGGAAAGCTGAAGGTCTCCACCCTCCCCATCGACTGA
- a CDS encoding S9 family peptidase, which produces MHATTLRPYCLLIAAAAAAQIPSSSLWEWRTPGPPDIAPDGRRVVYALERANQQTDAFFSNLWLASTDGKDHRPLTTGDFRDSAPQFSPDGARVAYLTNRSGRTQLHVRWLDGLNETQVTHGESGPQSFAWSPDGRSIAYTARVTAEPEFKLDLAKAPKGAKWAEPATVVTRLKWRADRTPGQGIVENGETHIFVVPADGGAPRRLTAPGMSFQGAPSWTPDGKSLVAAADKFPQADSQLYPTDIYVISLAGGEPRRLTSRNGPESNPAVSPDGAWVAFLGFEDKGQAHHVTLLHIVPTAGGEPQRLSAKLDRNVLSPVWTADSKSILAVVEDRGIAHVHAFNLKGDSKPLTSGNVRYATAYAASESIAVSRTGQVALTRSAYLEPKDIWHFHAANPATATRLTHSNDAVLEAHKPGKVEEVLYKSFDGREMQGWAIFPPDFDPAKKYPLILDIHGGPHAMYGVEFNWQMQTWAARGYVVLYTNPRGSTGYGEAFGDIIHAKYPGDDYKDLMAGVDAMIAKGSIDPARLYVTGGSGGGILTAWTVTQTTRFRAAVSQYPVINWITQAGSSDIPLAMHRWMKGTPWENTKQYLERSPLFFAGNVKTPTMLLTGEEDWRTPIAQTEEFYVALKTRGVDTVMVRFPNEPHGIRGRHPSHRVAKADYIVGWFDRHK; this is translated from the coding sequence ATGCACGCGACCACCCTGCGCCCGTACTGTCTCCTGATTGCCGCCGCCGCCGCTGCGCAAATCCCCTCCAGCTCCCTCTGGGAATGGCGAACCCCCGGCCCCCCCGACATCGCCCCCGACGGCCGCCGTGTCGTCTACGCCCTCGAACGCGCCAACCAACAGACCGACGCCTTCTTCTCCAACCTCTGGCTCGCCTCCACCGACGGCAAGGACCACCGCCCCCTCACTACCGGCGACTTCCGCGACTCCGCGCCGCAATTCTCCCCCGACGGCGCCCGCGTCGCCTACCTCACCAACCGGAGCGGTAGAACCCAGCTTCACGTCCGCTGGCTCGACGGCCTCAACGAAACCCAGGTCACCCACGGCGAATCCGGACCCCAGTCCTTCGCCTGGTCCCCCGATGGCCGCTCCATCGCCTACACCGCCCGCGTCACCGCCGAGCCCGAATTCAAACTCGACCTCGCCAAGGCGCCAAAGGGAGCCAAGTGGGCCGAACCCGCCACCGTCGTCACCCGACTCAAGTGGCGCGCCGACCGCACCCCCGGCCAGGGCATCGTCGAAAACGGCGAAACGCACATCTTCGTGGTTCCCGCCGACGGAGGCGCCCCCCGCCGCCTCACCGCACCCGGCATGAGCTTCCAAGGCGCGCCCTCCTGGACCCCCGACGGCAAGTCCCTCGTCGCCGCCGCCGACAAGTTCCCCCAAGCCGACTCCCAGCTCTACCCCACCGACATCTACGTCATCTCTCTCGCCGGCGGCGAACCCCGCCGCCTCACCTCCCGCAACGGCCCCGAATCCAATCCCGCCGTCTCCCCCGACGGCGCCTGGGTCGCCTTCCTCGGCTTCGAAGACAAGGGCCAGGCCCATCACGTCACCCTCCTCCACATCGTCCCCACCGCCGGCGGCGAGCCCCAGCGACTCTCGGCGAAACTCGACCGCAACGTCCTCTCCCCCGTATGGACCGCCGACTCGAAATCGATCCTCGCCGTCGTCGAAGACCGCGGCATCGCCCACGTCCACGCCTTCAACCTGAAAGGCGATTCGAAGCCCCTCACCTCCGGCAACGTCCGCTATGCAACCGCCTACGCCGCCAGCGAATCGATCGCCGTGTCGCGCACCGGCCAGGTCGCCCTCACCCGCTCGGCGTATCTCGAGCCCAAGGATATCTGGCATTTCCACGCCGCCAACCCCGCCACTGCCACGCGCCTCACCCACTCGAACGACGCCGTCCTCGAAGCCCACAAGCCTGGCAAGGTCGAAGAGGTCCTCTACAAATCCTTCGACGGCCGCGAAATGCAGGGATGGGCGATCTTTCCGCCCGATTTCGACCCCGCGAAGAAGTACCCCCTCATCCTTGACATCCACGGCGGACCCCACGCCATGTACGGTGTCGAATTCAACTGGCAGATGCAGACCTGGGCCGCCCGCGGCTACGTCGTCCTCTACACGAATCCGCGCGGCTCCACCGGCTACGGCGAAGCCTTCGGCGATATCATTCACGCCAAGTACCCAGGCGACGACTACAAGGACCTCATGGCCGGCGTCGACGCCATGATCGCCAAAGGCTCCATCGATCCCGCGCGCCTCTACGTCACCGGCGGCAGCGGAGGCGGCATCCTCACCGCATGGACCGTCACGCAAACCACGCGCTTCCGCGCCGCCGTCAGCCAATACCCCGTCATCAACTGGATCACGCAAGCCGGATCCTCCGACATTCCCCTCGCCATGCACCGCTGGATGAAAGGAACGCCCTGGGAGAATACGAAGCAGTACCTTGAACGCTCGCCCCTCTTCTTCGCCGGCAACGTCAAGACCCCCACCATGCTCCTCACCGGAGAAGAGGACTGGCGCACTCCCATCGCCCAGACCGAAGAGTTCTACGTCGCGCTGAAAACCCGCGGCGTCGACACCGTCATGGTCCGCTTCCCCAATGAACCCCACGGCATCCGCGGCCGCCACCCCAGCCACCGCGTCGCCAAGGCCGACTACATCGTCGGCTGGTTCGACCGGCACAAGTAA
- a CDS encoding insulinase family protein: MRVLAWVLPLWALPLAAGPAAAAGGAELWGGGLTEIKLDNGLRIAVLERHATPIVYLHFRVFAGSAQEPEGWAGLSRLVDRNFLNGSETLGSRNPAQEKAALEAAEKALAMAPRGTTARERIASQDAEAEAKMLLAKAGALGSRMYFEDVLNENGASGYTSVLNTDSSDYSVSMPAERAELLFRMWGEWLRHPSWRFFYDDRADMKEMLLRRSMQGVAPIASQFYGALFEGHPYAKLGAPMSEFERARVSEAKTFFARYYRPGNIAIAVVGDVTPAEVRAWAEAHLAAVPAGEAAARPREAGKAKGDGAGKTRRTAIRASANPQIWMAWRRPPANATTAAGRYLARQWLAGGPQSWLELRQQETPALLRHQVQESPTDAIEDALVLLLLPASGVSLEALEQASRSMLAGVAGAEIRPEALIPLKKRARAQILRQFEDPERCSTLLTRAIQEYGSTAALGEMLAAIEAAKPEAIRAALEETVMREPDVIATISPVAAAPAAGQAGGGRQ; this comes from the coding sequence ATGCGTGTTCTTGCCTGGGTTCTCCCATTGTGGGCGCTACCGCTGGCCGCCGGGCCCGCCGCGGCCGCGGGCGGAGCGGAGCTGTGGGGGGGCGGCCTCACCGAGATAAAGCTCGACAACGGATTGCGAATCGCGGTGCTCGAGCGCCACGCGACGCCGATTGTGTATCTGCATTTCCGGGTCTTCGCCGGTTCGGCGCAAGAGCCGGAAGGCTGGGCGGGGCTATCGCGGCTGGTGGACCGCAATTTCCTGAACGGCTCCGAGACGCTCGGGTCGCGGAATCCAGCTCAAGAGAAGGCCGCGCTCGAGGCGGCGGAAAAAGCGCTGGCGATGGCGCCGCGCGGGACGACGGCGAGAGAGCGGATTGCCAGCCAGGACGCCGAAGCCGAGGCAAAGATGCTGCTGGCGAAGGCGGGCGCGCTCGGCAGCCGGATGTACTTCGAGGACGTTTTGAACGAAAACGGCGCTTCGGGATACACCTCCGTATTGAATACGGACTCGAGCGATTATTCGGTTTCGATGCCGGCTGAACGGGCGGAGCTGCTGTTCCGGATGTGGGGGGAGTGGCTCCGGCATCCGTCGTGGCGGTTCTTTTACGACGATCGCGCGGATATGAAAGAGATGCTGCTGCGGCGCTCGATGCAGGGCGTGGCGCCGATCGCGAGCCAGTTCTACGGGGCGTTGTTCGAAGGGCACCCCTACGCGAAGCTGGGGGCTCCGATGTCGGAATTCGAGCGGGCGCGCGTGAGCGAGGCGAAAACGTTCTTCGCGCGGTATTACCGGCCGGGTAACATCGCGATCGCGGTGGTGGGCGACGTAACGCCGGCCGAGGTGCGGGCGTGGGCGGAGGCGCATCTGGCGGCGGTTCCGGCGGGCGAAGCCGCGGCGCGTCCCCGGGAGGCGGGCAAGGCGAAGGGCGACGGCGCCGGCAAGACGCGCCGGACGGCGATCCGGGCTTCGGCGAATCCACAGATCTGGATGGCGTGGCGGCGTCCGCCGGCGAACGCCACGACCGCCGCGGGACGCTACCTGGCTCGGCAGTGGCTGGCCGGGGGACCGCAATCGTGGCTGGAACTGCGGCAGCAGGAGACACCGGCGCTGCTGCGGCACCAGGTGCAGGAATCGCCGACGGATGCGATCGAGGACGCGCTGGTGCTGCTGTTGCTGCCGGCGTCGGGCGTCTCGCTCGAGGCGCTCGAGCAGGCCTCGCGGTCGATGCTGGCGGGAGTGGCGGGAGCGGAGATCAGGCCGGAGGCGCTGATCCCACTGAAGAAGCGGGCGCGGGCGCAGATCCTACGACAGTTTGAAGACCCGGAGCGGTGTTCGACGTTGCTGACGCGCGCGATCCAGGAGTACGGGTCGACGGCGGCGCTGGGAGAGATGCTGGCGGCGATCGAGGCGGCGAAGCCGGAGGCGATCCGGGCGGCGCTCGAGGAAACCGTGATGCGCGAGCCGGATGTGATCGCGACGATCAGTCCGGTTGCCGCGGCGCCGGCGGCGGGGCAGGCGGGGGGAGGGCGGCAATGA
- a CDS encoding class I SAM-dependent methyltransferase, whose protein sequence is MTALAWSAAPVPPGKAAHAEFVTWRKAHASGNEEWAEIVNRYRTRLAAAGDAPASVERKIRAIEAYDEGEFYDRIYASASGLPAAPNALLAAALRGRPRGKALDVAMGQGRNALFMASQGWSVTGFDVSTRGLDRARRAARARRLRIQAIHACDEDFDFGREQWDLIALIYPIEKRSVLRVREALRPGGIVVMEVAHKSASGARFEYESGELMEIFDGFLWLRYEEVTTLPDWGAEKGPAKLIRLVAEKPGGADHRGARRPGQTNPVRPLRPAGGRAAIEEAAPGPASLWCASASQATARHRNGMYSIRPPTHGPPSPPQSMTHAEHAVSWDTITRPCVVERSSKSSSSPTLGLLVQHNFDNFDLRAGDPCHSARIDLDLRSEGRGHDPSIVTALKQIVTPPTPTPCPPRAPFNP, encoded by the coding sequence GTGACGGCCCTGGCTTGGAGCGCTGCGCCGGTCCCTCCCGGCAAGGCTGCTCACGCCGAGTTCGTCACATGGCGGAAAGCACATGCGAGCGGCAACGAGGAGTGGGCGGAGATCGTCAACCGCTACCGTACCAGGCTTGCCGCCGCTGGCGATGCTCCGGCTTCGGTCGAACGTAAGATCCGCGCCATTGAGGCCTATGACGAAGGAGAGTTCTACGACCGGATCTACGCAAGCGCGTCAGGACTGCCCGCTGCACCCAACGCCCTGCTCGCCGCGGCGCTTCGCGGACGCCCTCGTGGCAAAGCCTTGGACGTGGCCATGGGGCAAGGACGGAACGCTCTGTTCATGGCCTCGCAAGGTTGGAGCGTCACGGGTTTCGATGTCTCGACGAGGGGCTTGGACCGGGCTCGCCGGGCCGCGCGTGCCCGGCGCTTGCGCATACAAGCCATCCACGCCTGCGACGAGGATTTCGACTTCGGCCGGGAACAATGGGACCTGATCGCTTTGATCTACCCCATCGAGAAGCGAAGCGTACTGCGCGTCCGGGAGGCGTTGCGGCCCGGCGGTATCGTGGTGATGGAAGTCGCGCACAAGTCCGCCTCAGGCGCGCGGTTCGAGTACGAATCGGGCGAATTGATGGAGATATTCGATGGCTTCCTCTGGCTCCGGTACGAAGAAGTAACCACCCTTCCGGACTGGGGTGCTGAAAAGGGACCAGCGAAACTGATCCGGCTCGTAGCCGAGAAGCCGGGCGGGGCGGATCATCGCGGCGCGAGGCGGCCTGGCCAAACGAATCCGGTGAGACCGCTTCGTCCGGCTGGCGGTCGCGCTGCCATTGAGGAAGCCGCGCCAGGCCCGGCGAGTCTGTGGTGCGCGAGTGCCTCACAGGCAACCGCCCGTCATCGGAACGGGATGTATTCGATTCGCCCACCCACGCATGGGCCACCGTCGCCGCCGCAATCAATGACCCACGCGGAGCATGCCGTGTCCTGGGACACCATCACCCGCCCCTGCGTCGTCGAACGTAGCAGCAAGTCGTCGTCATCTCCAACCCTGGGTCTGCTTGTCCAGCACAACTTCGATAACTTTGATCTTCGCGCCGGCGATCCATGCCACTCCGCACGAATCGATCTCGATCTGCGTAGTGAAGGCCGCGGTCACGACCCCAGTATAGTCACAGCCCTCAAACAAATCGTAACTCCCCCCACTCCAACCCCTTGCCCTCCCCGCGCCCCCTTCAACCCTTGA
- a CDS encoding pitrilysin family protein encodes MRPAAILLIAAAAFAQSRTGRPAPAAGTLGVHFGPPRTPNLEGRKTVKLANGFRAFWRDDRELPVVWGAVLIPLGSAADPPGKAGLASAAVRAMVQGGTAALPGEKLVERLQSMGAGLEAVTEPTRSMIAFRCLREDLDEVLSAVASLVTSPAPSEDAVDLALGVLRTGVGNRNGNAATAVAREASRLTYGTDTPMGARAEYDTLDNIGSNDVRRLYASALGPQETVLVLEGAGLAEAGALVEARFGGWKSATGAKPEAAKFEFHPTPGIHHMDDRGIRRALMTIAAPGGRMPDADFAAMAVATELLGGARGSRLAGVATKKRLWEMAWTIRWGAEFDYPGLFALNLNVDPAFAVEALEASLGLVRALGQEPPPAAELEQAKMRLLNAWSTELGMRGRLLLQSVTGELDGQAPEHLAALWGAVRQVTPAAVRDAVARNLDPAKFVIAAVGPETLYSKPLSAFNLPEHALTIAIPEASAPTPSSDPAAIERGKAMLARMAEALGGAERLAAIKEIDLRMTGSTRREPTDPWIAGEARERWIAPETIRHEMRIPGLEIITYYDGKIAWQGRNKVLYGVMHPILDRVRGEVFRHLFTLALSGSDPKRNVSHLGGDLVQVIGENDMAARIYLDPETGLPSRIRYRAYRADGASISVEEAYVSWAESGGVRWPAKTIMKENGRRAQEVEFVSVEINPGLDAAKLSEKP; translated from the coding sequence ATGAGACCGGCCGCGATATTGCTGATTGCCGCGGCCGCGTTCGCGCAGAGCCGCACGGGCCGTCCGGCGCCGGCCGCCGGGACGCTCGGCGTACACTTCGGGCCGCCACGGACGCCGAACCTCGAGGGTCGCAAGACGGTGAAGCTCGCGAACGGATTCCGGGCGTTTTGGCGCGATGACCGGGAACTGCCGGTGGTATGGGGGGCGGTGTTGATCCCGCTGGGCTCGGCGGCGGATCCGCCGGGCAAGGCGGGCCTGGCGTCGGCGGCGGTGCGGGCGATGGTGCAGGGGGGGACGGCGGCGCTGCCCGGGGAAAAGCTGGTGGAGAGGCTGCAGTCGATGGGCGCGGGGCTGGAGGCGGTGACGGAGCCGACGCGGTCCATGATCGCGTTCCGGTGTCTGCGCGAGGATCTGGACGAGGTGCTTTCGGCGGTTGCATCGCTGGTGACATCGCCGGCTCCGAGCGAGGACGCGGTGGACCTGGCGCTGGGGGTGCTGCGAACGGGAGTGGGCAACCGGAATGGGAACGCGGCGACGGCGGTTGCGCGGGAGGCTTCGCGGCTCACCTACGGAACAGATACGCCGATGGGCGCGCGGGCCGAATACGACACGCTCGACAATATCGGCAGCAACGATGTGCGGCGGCTGTATGCGTCGGCGCTGGGGCCGCAGGAAACCGTGCTGGTATTGGAGGGAGCGGGGCTTGCCGAAGCGGGAGCGCTGGTGGAGGCGCGATTCGGCGGGTGGAAGAGCGCGACCGGGGCGAAGCCGGAGGCGGCGAAGTTCGAGTTCCATCCGACGCCGGGTATTCACCACATGGACGACCGTGGGATCCGGCGGGCGCTGATGACGATCGCGGCGCCGGGAGGGCGGATGCCGGACGCCGATTTCGCGGCGATGGCCGTGGCGACTGAGCTCCTGGGCGGTGCGCGTGGCAGCCGGCTGGCCGGTGTGGCGACGAAGAAACGGTTATGGGAGATGGCGTGGACGATCCGGTGGGGAGCGGAGTTCGACTATCCGGGACTGTTCGCGCTGAACCTGAACGTGGACCCCGCGTTCGCCGTGGAGGCGCTGGAAGCGTCGTTGGGGCTGGTGAGGGCGCTCGGGCAGGAGCCGCCGCCCGCGGCGGAGCTCGAACAGGCGAAGATGCGGTTGTTGAACGCGTGGTCAACGGAGCTGGGCATGCGAGGGCGGCTGTTGCTGCAGTCGGTAACGGGAGAACTCGATGGGCAGGCTCCAGAGCATCTGGCGGCGCTTTGGGGCGCGGTGCGGCAAGTGACGCCGGCGGCGGTGCGGGACGCGGTGGCGAGGAACCTCGATCCGGCGAAGTTCGTGATCGCGGCGGTGGGGCCGGAGACGCTGTATTCGAAACCGCTCTCGGCGTTCAACCTGCCGGAGCACGCGCTTACGATTGCAATACCGGAAGCGAGCGCGCCGACGCCTTCCTCCGATCCGGCGGCGATCGAACGGGGGAAAGCGATGCTGGCGCGGATGGCGGAGGCGCTGGGCGGCGCCGAGCGGTTGGCGGCGATCAAGGAGATCGACCTGCGGATGACGGGCAGCACGCGCCGTGAGCCGACCGATCCGTGGATCGCGGGGGAAGCGCGGGAGCGGTGGATCGCGCCGGAAACGATCCGGCACGAGATGCGGATTCCGGGTCTTGAGATCATCACGTATTACGACGGCAAGATCGCCTGGCAAGGGAGGAACAAGGTGTTGTACGGAGTGATGCATCCGATCCTCGACAGGGTTCGGGGCGAGGTGTTCCGGCACTTGTTCACGCTGGCGTTGTCTGGCTCCGATCCGAAGCGGAACGTGAGCCATCTGGGCGGCGACCTGGTGCAGGTGATCGGGGAGAACGATATGGCGGCGCGGATCTACCTGGATCCGGAGACTGGACTGCCGTCGCGAATCCGGTACCGGGCTTACCGGGCGGATGGGGCATCGATCTCGGTGGAGGAGGCGTATGTGAGCTGGGCGGAGAGCGGGGGGGTGAGGTGGCCGGCGAAGACGATTATGAAAGAGAACGGGCGGCGCGCGCAGGAAGTGGAATTCGTCTCGGTGGAGATCAACCCGGGGCTCGACGCGGCGAAGCTCTCGGAGAAGCCATGA
- a CDS encoding pitrilysin family protein, which produces MHPTPIVRLALALIIAVAALPAQNDFRDVMSRIHEFTLSNGWRFIVVERHQAPVAAFYTLADVGSAQEVKGITGLAHMFEHMAFKGTQKIGTKNYVQEKEALERVDRAFLAVQAEKQKINGGDPKRIESLEKEFKSAEAAAGDFVVANEFGQAIEQHGGRGLNASTSYDKTDYFYSLPSNSAELWFYLESERFLNPVFREFYKEAAVVREERRMRTESSPQGRLIEEFAAAAYKAHPYGEPVVGHMSDLEAFTRADAQAFFDKYYGPGNLISVVVGDVDAARIKALAEKYMSRIPARPVPPPLRTVEPPQTVERRLILRAQAQRVAYMGYHKPSMHDPDFAVYEALSSILSDGRSSRLHQNLVQKSKVAVAAAGFTGFPGNKYPGLFLFGAIPSPGKTNEDVEKAMLEEIKKLKETLVTADELEGVKNRARAGLISLLASNTSMARELAEWKALTGDYKNLFLFLDKLNAVSPEDIQRIAKATFQDSGRTVAYLEPVQ; this is translated from the coding sequence ATGCACCCAACTCCCATCGTCCGACTTGCGCTCGCCCTCATCATAGCGGTCGCCGCGCTCCCCGCACAGAATGACTTCCGCGACGTCATGTCGCGCATCCACGAGTTCACTCTCTCCAACGGCTGGCGCTTCATCGTCGTCGAACGGCATCAGGCCCCGGTCGCCGCCTTCTACACCCTCGCCGACGTCGGCTCCGCGCAGGAGGTTAAAGGCATCACCGGCCTCGCCCACATGTTCGAACACATGGCCTTCAAGGGCACGCAAAAGATCGGCACCAAGAACTACGTCCAGGAAAAGGAGGCGCTCGAACGCGTTGACAGGGCCTTCCTCGCCGTACAGGCCGAGAAACAGAAAATCAACGGCGGCGACCCCAAACGTATCGAGAGCCTTGAGAAAGAGTTCAAGTCAGCCGAAGCCGCCGCCGGTGACTTCGTCGTCGCCAACGAGTTCGGCCAGGCCATCGAACAGCACGGCGGCCGCGGACTCAACGCATCGACGAGCTACGACAAGACCGACTACTTCTACAGCCTCCCCTCCAACTCCGCCGAGTTGTGGTTCTACCTCGAATCCGAGCGCTTCCTCAACCCCGTCTTTCGCGAGTTCTATAAGGAAGCCGCCGTCGTGCGAGAAGAACGCCGGATGCGCACCGAATCCAGCCCGCAGGGCCGCCTCATCGAAGAGTTCGCCGCCGCCGCCTACAAAGCCCACCCTTACGGCGAGCCCGTCGTCGGCCACATGAGCGACCTCGAAGCCTTCACCCGCGCCGACGCCCAGGCCTTCTTCGACAAATACTACGGCCCCGGCAATCTCATCAGCGTCGTCGTCGGCGATGTCGACGCCGCCCGCATCAAGGCCCTCGCCGAAAAGTACATGAGCCGCATCCCGGCCCGCCCCGTTCCGCCTCCGCTGCGCACCGTCGAGCCGCCCCAAACCGTCGAGCGCCGCCTCATCCTCCGCGCCCAGGCCCAGCGTGTCGCCTACATGGGCTATCACAAGCCCTCCATGCACGACCCTGACTTCGCCGTCTACGAAGCGCTCTCCAGCATCCTCAGCGACGGCCGCTCCTCCCGCCTCCATCAGAACCTCGTCCAGAAGTCCAAGGTCGCCGTCGCCGCCGCCGGCTTCACCGGCTTCCCCGGCAACAAGTACCCCGGCCTCTTCCTGTTCGGCGCCATTCCCTCCCCCGGCAAAACCAACGAGGATGTCGAGAAGGCGATGCTCGAGGAAATCAAGAAACTCAAGGAAACCCTCGTCACCGCCGACGAGCTCGAAGGCGTGAAGAATCGCGCCCGCGCCGGCCTCATCTCCCTCCTAGCCAGCAACACCAGCATGGCTCGCGAACTCGCCGAATGGAAAGCCCTCACCGGCGACTACAAGAATCTCTTTCTCTTCCTCGACAAACTCAACGCCGTGTCGCCGGAAGACATCCAGCGCATCGCCAAGGCCACCTTCCAGGATTCCGGCCGGACCGTCGCCTACCTCGAACCGGTGCAGTAA